The Pseudobdellovibrionaceae bacterium region AACAAGTCCGAAGAACCGGCGGGAAGCGCGGTCACGCCGCAGACGTTTCCGGCTCCGGGACTGACTTTCTATTCGGACGGGAACTACACGAACGTCGACATCGACGATTCGATCCATTTCGGTAACCGGACCGCGGTTCTCTACTACATGGGGAACGTGGGCTTCGCGGGTCGTAACGCGACCAATGAGTGCAATCAGTTCATGCGCGCGGGTCGCAATGCGCCCATGCCCGTGGCTTATTCACGTATGGGCGGATATGAAAACCGTTGGCGCGCGGCGGGCACACGTCGTTATGGTCGCGTGAACTCGCGCCGTGGCGATAGTCTGGGCCAAGTGCAGACTTGGAAGTTGCGGAACGGTCAGAATCTGACGCAACTGCAAGGCGGCTGTTACGTGGTTTGTTTGATGGACCGCAACCGTCGTCACGATGCCATGGGCATGTTCTTCGAAGCGAACGCGCAGATGCAGACGCAGGTGTCGTTCAATATGAGCTTCTCGAATTACCAAGCGCAGTTTTCGGGGGCCTACTATGGACCCAAATTCCAGACCCATGCGCGTGGCGCGATCCGCTAACGGGGAATCATAAAACTTCACGCCATCTTGAAAGGCTGAAACTGCACCCTTTCCGTGTTGCAAGTCGTTCCCGGCGCGAGCGGCAAAGTCCTCTCTTTTCGCTTGGCTGGGACGCGGCCCTCCTGGCCTCACCGCAGAGTCATACGCCATCCAGGCGCTGCGGAGGTCCCATCCAACCGAAAAGAGAGGACTTTACCGCTCTCCGGAAAAGGGTTTTGCAACACGGAAAGGGTGCAGTTTCTGAAAGGCTCGACACTCGGTCGGGCCTTTTTTATTGCCAAAATGCCCCGAAAAGCCCCAACTTGCGCCGCACGCCTTTTGCTTCATTGAGGGGTGGGGAGGTGCCCGTGATTTCCAGCCTGATGCTTGCCGCTGGCGAGAGTAAAAGAATGGGTCCGCGGAACAAACTCCTGCTGCCGATGGACGGCGGCACGCTCGTGCGACGAACGGCGAAGGAGCTTGCGAAATTTCCTTTTCAGGAAAGCGTTTTCGTCACCGGCTACGAGGCCGACTTGGTGACGCCCGAGCTGATCAGTTTCGACGCCATCCTCACGCACAATGCTCGTTATAAAGAGGGGATGTCGACTTCGTTGAAGGCGGGCTTGCGGGCGCTGACGAAGCCCTGTGACGGCGTGGTGATCGTTCACGGCGACCGGCCGTCCTTTCGCATCGAAGTCGTGCAAAGGCTGGCGCAAGAATTTTACAAACGACGAGGACCACTGATCTTGTTCCCGCGATGGCGGGGGCGACGTGGGCATCCGACGTTGGTCTCGCGGCATTTTTTCGATGAGATTTTGAACGAGTTCGAAGGGGACTACGATCTAGGCTATTTGATGCGCCGGAGTCTCAACGCGGTCTTGCCGATCGATGTAGAGGACGTCGGTGTCACGGAAGACCTCGACATCCCCGAAGATGTGCCGGAGCTCAGTCGCTGTCACCTTGGAACGTGACGGTCGTCAGACCCATGCTGTTTTTGCAGCGAAGCAGGACGAGCGCGGGGGTGCCCACGCAGATTTGGTCCTTGCGGTCGCGCAGGACGAAACGTCCATCGGCGTCCAAGATCTCGAGTTCGAGAATGTCTTCGGTCGCGAACTTGATGTCTTTCAAGAATTGAATCGCCTGGCCTTGTTCGGCGGTCAGACGCATCTTATCCCGACGCAAAAATTCTTGGAAAAGCGCGCTGGTCGAAGGATCGGCCGCAACGGCGCCGACGCCCGCGATCATCAGCAGTGCGCCGATCAATGCGCCCACTTTTTTAGTCAACATGGTTCCTCCATTAAAGGTCATTCACGAACTCGATGAGCGCTTTGCGCTCGGGGGCGGTCAAACCCATGAACGCGCGTTTCGAAGCTTCCGCTTCGCCGCCGTGCCAAAGGATCGCCTCTTCGACGCCGCGGGCGCGTCCGTCATGCATCAGATTCTGATGGCCGTTCACGGTGCGGATCATCCCCAAGCCCCAAAGGGGTGGAGTGCGCCACTCGCGGCCGTTGGCCATCGCCTCGGGACGGTGGTCGGCGAGGTCCATGCCCACGTCATGCAGCAGGAAATCCGAATACGGAAAGATGATCTGGTTGCGGAGCATCGCCGAGGGCGCGTCGGCACCGGTCGTGAAACGCGGCGTGTGGCAAGTGGCGCAGTTCACCTGGTGGAACAGTTTTTCGCCGAAGAGCACTTCGGGATCGCGGGGTTTGCGGCGCGCGGGCACCGCGAGGAGCTGCATATAAAGAGTCACCCGATCGAGCTGTTGATCGGTCACTTCCGGAGCGCCGCCGGTCGGTGCCGCCACGCATGCGGTTTGGAGCGGCGGGCAGTTTTCATTCGGGAACATCGAGGTGGTCAAACCCATGTCGCCGTTGAACGCGGCCGCGGATTGCTGGCGCACGGTGGGCTGTCCGGCTTTCCAACCGAAGCGGCCCAGTGCTTTCTGGCCGGTGAGATGATCGAGGGCCCAGTTCGCGCGTCCCGAAATGGCGTCGCCGTTCGCGTCCTGGGGATCCTCCAGGGCGAGGATGTCGGCCGCGGGGATCGCCTCGATGAGTCCGAGGCCGATGACCTGCGGGGCCTGCCGGGGCGAAAAACGCGCGCGCGGATGGGGTTCGAGATCACCGAACGCAAGATTCGCGAAGGAGTAACGAGGGCGGCGTAGGGTCGCGACTTCGCCATCGGGATAGGTGACGGGAATATCGGTAAACTCGACGCTCGCCTGGCCTTCGCCGGGGACGCCCTTGATACCGAAGGGATTGAGCTGTTCGCCGTACACCGGATGATCGCCAAGGAAGCCATCGACGGTGAGGCCGCTCAAACGGAAAAGCAAAGACAAATCGACGCGAACTTTGCCGTTCGCTTCGAGAAACGCGGGGCCGCGTCCGTCCAGGCCGTGGCAGGCCGAACACGAGGTCGCGTTGAAGGTCGGTCCGAGTCCGTCGCGGCCTTCGGTCGAAGACGGCGCCTGCACCCAGACATCTTTGAAGAACGAATTGCCGACGAAGAATTCGCGGCGCTCTTGATTGCTGACGCCGACGAGCGGATGGCCGAAGGCGTTGCGGGTCAAGTCACGGACGCTCCCGGCGCCGCCGGGAAATTCCGCAGGATCGGGGGTCGCGTTGGTTTTTGAGCTGATGCCCAAAAACAGCGAAGCCCCGATCACGATCGTGATCAGGGCCAGAAGTTTCGCGGAAAAAAATCGCGAAACGAGGGAGGGCATTATTGCAGGATCGCCACGCCGAGCAGAGTCGCCGCGGTCTTCAGATCCGCGCCGAGGTTTTCGAGCTCGGTGACCGCGGTCAGGATCGCCGCGCGTCCGTCATCCGAGAAGATCGCTT contains the following coding sequences:
- a CDS encoding nucleotidyltransferase family protein; this encodes MGPRNKLLLPMDGGTLVRRTAKELAKFPFQESVFVTGYEADLVTPELISFDAILTHNARYKEGMSTSLKAGLRALTKPCDGVVIVHGDRPSFRIEVVQRLAQEFYKRRGPLILFPRWRGRRGHPTLVSRHFFDEILNEFEGDYDLGYLMRRSLNAVLPIDVEDVGVTEDLDIPEDVPELSRCHLGT
- a CDS encoding thiol oxidoreductase; translation: MPSLVSRFFSAKLLALITIVIGASLFLGISSKTNATPDPAEFPGGAGSVRDLTRNAFGHPLVGVSNQERREFFVGNSFFKDVWVQAPSSTEGRDGLGPTFNATSCSACHGLDGRGPAFLEANGKVRVDLSLLFRLSGLTVDGFLGDHPVYGEQLNPFGIKGVPGEGQASVEFTDIPVTYPDGEVATLRRPRYSFANLAFGDLEPHPRARFSPRQAPQVIGLGLIEAIPAADILALEDPQDANGDAISGRANWALDHLTGQKALGRFGWKAGQPTVRQQSAAAFNGDMGLTTSMFPNENCPPLQTACVAAPTGGAPEVTDQQLDRVTLYMQLLAVPARRKPRDPEVLFGEKLFHQVNCATCHTPRFTTGADAPSAMLRNQIIFPYSDFLLHDVGMDLADHRPEAMANGREWRTPPLWGLGMIRTVNGHQNLMHDGRARGVEEAILWHGGEAEASKRAFMGLTAPERKALIEFVNDL